A section of the Leptospira kobayashii genome encodes:
- a CDS encoding SRPBCC family protein, producing the protein MNGIYHKIGIRAGAPDVIKALTTKTGLAGWWTKEVGGTFPSGVSTAGESIHFGFGHKANMEMKVQELAPERVLWECTAGPEDWVGSHIDFKLNASTAPDGAAMTIIHFRHQDWKNESDFTAHCSMKWATFLLSLRNLVEVGQGQPAPDDIKIDDMN; encoded by the coding sequence ATGAACGGGATATATCACAAAATAGGAATTCGTGCCGGAGCACCGGATGTCATCAAGGCACTGACGACAAAAACAGGACTTGCAGGTTGGTGGACTAAAGAAGTAGGGGGAACATTCCCAAGCGGAGTTTCTACTGCGGGGGAATCGATTCATTTCGGTTTCGGACACAAAGCCAATATGGAAATGAAGGTCCAGGAGCTTGCTCCGGAACGTGTTCTTTGGGAATGCACTGCAGGTCCGGAGGATTGGGTCGGTTCCCATATCGATTTTAAATTGAACGCAAGTACAGCGCCAGACGGTGCCGCTATGACGATCATTCATTTTCGTCATCAGGATTGGAAAAATGAAAGCGACTTCACGGCGCATTGCAGTATGAAATGGGCGACCTTCTTACTTAGTCTGAGAAATCTAGTCGAAGTAGGGCAAGGTCAACCCGCTCCTGACGACATCAAAATTGATGATATGAACTAA
- a CDS encoding SRPBCC family protein has translation MTTQVLKVEKKINAEPARLFRAWLKVEDFSRWFLSGELIGIESVQIDPRPGGRFQINMLLDGKIFPHEGEYIAIEEPTKLVFTWRSHATGGRDTLVTVTFTALPAVTDTSSAETSNKTQTLVTLTHERLANDIEIKMHTHGWESILEGLDQWHSRKE, from the coding sequence ATGACCACACAGGTATTAAAAGTAGAGAAAAAAATTAACGCTGAACCGGCCAGGCTGTTTCGAGCATGGCTCAAAGTTGAAGATTTTTCACGTTGGTTTTTGTCAGGCGAACTCATTGGCATTGAATCGGTGCAGATTGATCCTCGCCCGGGCGGCCGATTCCAAATCAACATGCTTCTTGACGGCAAAATATTCCCGCATGAGGGAGAATACATTGCCATTGAAGAACCGACTAAGCTTGTATTCACCTGGCGATCCCATGCAACCGGAGGTCGAGATACCCTGGTTACAGTCACCTTTACTGCACTGCCGGCAGTTACAGACACGAGTTCGGCGGAAACATCTAACAAAACACAGACGCTTGTGACATTAACCCACGAACGTTTGGCAAATGACATTGAAATTAAGATGCACACCCATGGTTGGGAAAGTATTCTCGAAGGGCTTGATCAGTGGCACTCCAGAAAAGAATAA
- a CDS encoding ArsR/SmtB family transcription factor has product MTEKMHGFLFNLMVELIENEQRLDLVFAALADSSRRQMLANLRSGSLSISGLAEPFSMSFAGVAKHIDVLVAAGLVRKVRAPEDGRSFRLELQNQSLSEASAWLAYHQEFWTNKLDRLETFIEEEGQ; this is encoded by the coding sequence GAGAAAATGCATGGTTTTTTATTCAACCTAATGGTTGAATTAATTGAAAACGAGCAAAGGTTGGATCTTGTGTTCGCGGCGCTCGCCGACAGCTCAAGACGACAAATGTTGGCGAATTTGCGGAGCGGCTCACTTAGCATTTCAGGGCTTGCAGAGCCATTTTCCATGTCGTTCGCCGGAGTTGCCAAACATATCGATGTTCTGGTCGCGGCCGGTCTTGTAAGGAAAGTGCGGGCTCCGGAAGACGGACGCAGCTTTCGGCTTGAGCTACAAAACCAATCGCTTTCCGAGGCTTCTGCCTGGCTTGCCTACCATCAGGAATTCTGGACAAACAAACTCGATCGACTCGAGACATTCATAGAGGAAGAGGGACAATGA